In the genome of Gammaproteobacteria bacterium, the window CCCCCTACTTCATCCCCAGCTTCTTCTCCAGGTAATGGATGTCCGTACCGCCCTGCAGGAAGGCGGTATCGGTGCAGATTTCCTGGTGCAGCGGGATGTTGGTCTTGATGCCGTCGACGACGATCTCGGCGAGCGCGCCGCGCATGCGGGCCAGCGCAGTGGCACGGTCGGAACCGTAGGCGATCAGCTTGCCGATCAATGAATCGTAGTTGGGCGGCACGCGGTAGCCGTTGTAGATGTGCGAGTCCCAACGGATGCCGGGACCGCCGGGGGCGTGGAACCGCGTAATCGTGCCCGGCGAGGGCGTGAAGTTGTGCGGATCTTCGGCGTTGATACGGCATTCGATGGCGTGGCCGGTGATCCCGATGTCACTCTGCCGGTACGACAGGCCAAGGCCGGCGGCGATACACAACTGCTCCTTGACGATGTCCACGCTGGTGATCATCTCCGTGACCGGGTGCTCGACCTGCACGCGGGTATTCATCTCGATGAAATAGAATTTGCCGTCCTGATACAGGAATTCGAAGGTACCAGCGCCGCGGTAGCCGATCTTGCGGCAGGCCTCGGCGCAGCGCTCGCCCATCTCGGCACGCAGTTCCGACGTGATGCCCGGTGCCGGCGCCTCCTCGACCACCTTTTGATGGCGACGCTGCATGGAGCAGTCGCGCTCACCCAGATGAATGGCGCTGCCCTCACCATCGGCCAGTACCTGAAACTCCACGTGGCGCGGGTGCTCCAGGAATTTCTCCATGTAAACCATGGCGTTACCAAATGCCGCCTGTGCCTCGGACTGAGTGAGCTGGATGGCGTTGAGCAGCGCATCCTCGGCGTGCACCACGCGCATGCCGCGTCCGCCACCGCCACCGGCGGCCTTGATGATGATCGGATAGCCGATCTGGCGGCCGAGTTCGAGATTACGCTCGGGGTCGTCATCGAGCGGCCCGTCGGAGCCTGGCACGCAGGGCACACCGGCCTCCTGCATGGCGCGGATGGCGGAGACCTTGTCGCCCATCAGGCGGATGGTGTCGGGTCGCGGTCCGATGAAGATGAAGCCGCTACGCTCGACCTGTTCGGCGAAGTCGGCGTTCTCCGCCAGGAAGCCGTACCCGGGGTGGATGGCGACCGCGTCGGTCACCTCCGCCGCGCTGATGATGGCGGGGATGTTCAGATAGCTCTGCGCCGACGGCGGCGGGCCGATGCACACCGACTCGTCGGCGAGTCGCACGTGCTTCAGATCGCGGTCGGCGCTGGAATGTACCGCCACGGTACGAATGCCGAGTTCACGGCAGGCACGCAGGATACGCAGGGCGATTTCACCCCGGTTGGCAATGACGATCTTGTCTAAATTCATCTTTTGATGGCCACGAGATACTTAATAAATGAGTAAAGGCCTAGCCATGGAAAGCACGGACAAACCCTTCTGTTGTGAAGCGTCTATTGAATGCGCCTGCGCGAGTGACGCACCGTGGCGCCCGGACTTGAAGACATCGGTCACGGCACCACACGGAAGATAGCGCGTGGCTGGTTTTTTGAATTCCGTGTCCTTCCGTGTGGTTCCGTGGCCAGAAACTCTTGGTGGGCTGGTCGGGGCCGGTGCGTCCGGCTGCGCCTCGATGCACCCTACTGGAGACCAAAACCCGCATTGAGTTTTCCGTATTTTCCGTGGCGAACGTTCCTTCATTCGATTACGAACAGCGGCTGGCCGAATTCCACCGGCTGGCCATTTTCCACCAGGATCGTGGTCACGACGCCGGCCTTGTCGGCCTCAATCTGGTTGAGCATCTTCATGGCCTCGATGATACACAGGGTGTCGCCGGCATTGACGCGCTGGCCGACCTCGACGAAGGCCTTGGCGCCCGGCGACGAGGCGCGATAGAAGGTGCCGACCATGGGCGAATCCACGGTGTGGCCAGCCGGCACGATCGGTGCCGCAGGGGCGGCCGGAGCGGCGGCGGGTGCCGTGGGGGCGGCGGCCACGGCGGGCGCCGGCATCACCATGGGTGGTGCGCTCTGACCGTACCGGCTGATACGGACAGACTCCTCGCCCTCCTGGATCTCGATCTCCGCAATCCCGGATTCTTCCAGTAATTCGATGAGCTTTTTGACTTTTCGGATGTCCATGGCAATCACTTTGTGGCGCAGAGATAGGGACGGACTTGAGCCGGTGCAGCACACCGGGCAGCCGGGCAATGGCGCACATTTTAGCGCAAGTTCGCAGCAAATCGAGGGGAAATTTTAGAAGATTGTCGATTCATCGCCATACTCCAGAATACCTTGAGGAACGGCCGCGGCCCGATCGACGAATGCCTGCGGCCTCCTGCGGCGATACCGCCTGAACGTGGGCAGTTGCCATACCACCCCTGGCTTGTGCCGACATACTCACCGCGGACGACCCCGGGTAGGATTGGTCGGGGAGAGATCATTGTGTCTCCATCGAGACCTTGCGTAAGCCATTTTTTACTACTGAATCCACAAAATGGCTCAGAAAACATCTGCTTCAGCGTCCGCACAGAAGGCCGTCATTCCAGGGTTTTCCCATAAAGCGGTTTCTGTGCCATTTTCTCGGTTCCATCGTGTATGGCAGTTACCTTAGGCCGCTGCCTTGGAAAATCAGCCACGGAATCCACGGAACAACACGAAAAATATTCTATATATAACCCCAGCCTTATCGCCCGCGGTTCAGTTTCCGGGCCTCATGCAACACCTTCTTTCCGTATCACTTTTCGGGATCCCGTGGCCAACGGTAGTGAGTTAAGCATCCACCCTGAGGTTTCATAGCTATTTCTTCTGAAAACACCTAGTTAGCTAAGTTCCACCTGGATCCGATCCGGTTGAGCCGCCCCCTGCCACAACGCCGCCACGGCTCACCTCCGCGACCTTCAGGTCTCCCCGCCCATGCCGATACCCCTTCCGTGCGCATAGCGCTTCCTGCGATCATGAGCATTTAAGCGAAATTATCTTTGTTTTTCAGGCGGCTATGATCCGACCGGGGTTGCCGAAACCGGGTCTTGACCGCTATGGTGTACGGCCCCAGATGATCAGGACAGGGATCTCCGCATGGCATTGACCAACCCCCGTATCCAACTGACCGGCCTGGGCCGCCGACTGGTCAACGATGACGTTCTTGATGAGGCCACCGCCTTGGGCGCTGTCGATGCCGCCCTGACGAAGCGCCAATCGCTGACCAGCTACCTGGTCGAAAACAAGCTGGTGGCCGGTAACGTCATCGCGAACGCCGCCTGCCAGGAGTTCGGCATCCCGGTGTTCGACCTGGCGGTCATGGACCTGGATGCGGCACCCATCAAGCTGGTCGATGAAAAGCTCATCCGCCTGCACCGCGCCCTGCCGCTGTTCAAACGCGGTAACCGGCTGTTTGTGGCGGTCTCCGACCCTACCAACCTCACCGCCCTGGACGAGATCAAGTTCCACACCGGCGTGGCCACCGAGGCCATCCTGGTGGAGGAGGAAAAGCTTAACCGGATGATCGACCAGGCCCTGGAACGGGCCGATGCGGGCATGGGCGCCCTGCTCGACGAGGACCTGGAGAATCTCGACATCGTCGCCGGCGGGGAGGACGAGGCCGAAGACAAGGACACCTCGGACATCGACGACACGCCGGTGGTGCGCTTCGTCAACAAGATCCTGCTGGACGCCATCAACAAGAGCGCGTCGGACATCCATGTCGAGCCCTACGAAAAGAGCTTCCGTGTGCGCTACCGCCAGGACGGCGTGCTGCACGAGGTGGCCGCGCCGCCGCTGGCGCTGGCGCCGCGCATCATCGCGCGCCTGAAGGTGATGAGTCGCATGGACATCGCCGAGCGTCGCGTGCCCCAGGACGGGCGCATCAAGATGCATCTGTCGAAGAGCCGCGCCATCGACTTTCGTGTGAACTCCTGCCCGACCCTGTTCGGCGAGAAGATCGTGCTGCGTATCCTCGACCCGAGCAGCGCCAAGCTGGGCATCGACGCCCTGGGTTACGAGGCAGACCAGAAGCAGACCTATCTGGACAATCTCAACAAGCCCTACGGCATGATCCTGGTCACCGGCCCGACCGGTTCCGGCAAGACCGTGTCGCTGTACACCGGCCTGAATATCCTGAATACGCCCGACCGCAATATCTCCACCTGCGAAGACCCGGTGGAAATCAACCTGGCGGGTATCAACCAGTGCAACATGAACCCCAAGGCGGGGCTGACCTTCGCCGAGGCCCTGCGCGCCTTCCTGCGCCAGGACCCGGACATCATCATGGTCGGTGAGATCCGCGACCTGGAGACCGCCGAGATCGCTATCAAGGCGGCCCAGACCGGTCATATGGTCATGTCGACCCTGCACACCAACGATGCGCCACAGACCCTGGCACGCCTGGCCAACATGGGCGTCCCGCCCTACAACATCGCCAGCGCCGTGAACCTCATCATCGCTCAACGCCTGGCGCGGCGGTTGTGCAACAACTGCAAAAAACCAGTCGACATCCCGGCCCACACCCTACTGGAGGAGGGCTTCGAGCAGGCGGACATCGACGCCGGGGTCAAGATCTATGCCCACAACCCCGACGGCTGTGACCAATGCACGGGCGGCTATAAGGGTCGGGTGGGAATATACCAAGTGATGCCGATCTCCGATGCAATGTCGCGCATCATTATGGAAGGCGGCAATGCCATCCAGCTCGCCGACCAGGCACGCCAGGACGGTGTGGACGACCTGCGTACCTCCGGCCTGAAAAAGGTCAGACAGGGCGTCACCAGCCTGGAAGAAGTCAACCGCGTCACCAAGGATTAAGAGCGTTCAGCTAAGGAAACGACACCATGGCG includes:
- the accB gene encoding acetyl-CoA carboxylase biotin carboxyl carrier protein — protein: MDIRKVKKLIELLEESGIAEIEIQEGEESVRISRYGQSAPPMVMPAPAVAAAPTAPAAAPAAPAAPIVPAGHTVDSPMVGTFYRASSPGAKAFVEVGQRVNAGDTLCIIEAMKMLNQIEADKAGVVTTILVENGQPVEFGQPLFVIE
- the pilB gene encoding type IV-A pilus assembly ATPase PilB, with translation MALTNPRIQLTGLGRRLVNDDVLDEATALGAVDAALTKRQSLTSYLVENKLVAGNVIANAACQEFGIPVFDLAVMDLDAAPIKLVDEKLIRLHRALPLFKRGNRLFVAVSDPTNLTALDEIKFHTGVATEAILVEEEKLNRMIDQALERADAGMGALLDEDLENLDIVAGGEDEAEDKDTSDIDDTPVVRFVNKILLDAINKSASDIHVEPYEKSFRVRYRQDGVLHEVAAPPLALAPRIIARLKVMSRMDIAERRVPQDGRIKMHLSKSRAIDFRVNSCPTLFGEKIVLRILDPSSAKLGIDALGYEADQKQTYLDNLNKPYGMILVTGPTGSGKTVSLYTGLNILNTPDRNISTCEDPVEINLAGINQCNMNPKAGLTFAEALRAFLRQDPDIIMVGEIRDLETAEIAIKAAQTGHMVMSTLHTNDAPQTLARLANMGVPPYNIASAVNLIIAQRLARRLCNNCKKPVDIPAHTLLEEGFEQADIDAGVKIYAHNPDGCDQCTGGYKGRVGIYQVMPISDAMSRIIMEGGNAIQLADQARQDGVDDLRTSGLKKVRQGVTSLEEVNRVTKD
- the accC gene encoding acetyl-CoA carboxylase biotin carboxylase subunit codes for the protein MNLDKIVIANRGEIALRILRACRELGIRTVAVHSSADRDLKHVRLADESVCIGPPPSAQSYLNIPAIISAAEVTDAVAIHPGYGFLAENADFAEQVERSGFIFIGPRPDTIRLMGDKVSAIRAMQEAGVPCVPGSDGPLDDDPERNLELGRQIGYPIIIKAAGGGGGRGMRVVHAEDALLNAIQLTQSEAQAAFGNAMVYMEKFLEHPRHVEFQVLADGEGSAIHLGERDCSMQRRHQKVVEEAPAPGITSELRAEMGERCAEACRKIGYRGAGTFEFLYQDGKFYFIEMNTRVQVEHPVTEMITSVDIVKEQLCIAAGLGLSYRQSDIGITGHAIECRINAEDPHNFTPSPGTITRFHAPGGPGIRWDSHIYNGYRVPPNYDSLIGKLIAYGSDRATALARMRGALAEIVVDGIKTNIPLHQEICTDTAFLQGGTDIHYLEKKLGMK